Proteins co-encoded in one Candida albicans SC5314 chromosome 3, complete sequence genomic window:
- the KRS1 gene encoding lysine--tRNA ligase (Putative tRNA-Lys synthetase; repressed upon phagocytosis by murine macrophages; stationary phase enriched protein; Spider biofilm repressed), with translation MSEEVDKVAEQVQKTYLDDVTGEQVSKTELKKRQKQRAIEAKKAAKAAATPAKTTTKKKDELADLNPNQFFEIRSRQISELREKNNADPSAFNPYPHKFNVTTKIPEFVEKYAHLQRGETLKDVTVSVSGRIMTKRESGSKLKFYVLKGDGVEVQIMAQAQDAPSVEAFESMHEILRRGDIIGVTGYPGKTAPAKGGEGELSVFATKVQLLTPCLHMLPTEHYGFKDQEARYRKRYLDLIMNDSSRERFRVRSKIIQYIRKFLDNRDFVEVETPILNVIAGGATAKPFTTHHNDLNMEMFMRIAPELFLKELVVGGMDRVYEIGRQFRNEGIDMTHNPEFTTCEFYQAYADVYDLMDMTELMFSEMVKEITGDYVIKYHPEGPSGKEMTLDFSRPWKRVNMIEELEKVYNVKFPAGDQLHTAETGEFLKKVLKDNNLECSPPLTNARMLDKLVGELEDASINPTFIFGHPQMMSPLAKKDRNIPGLCERFEVFVATKEICNAYTELNDPFDQRARFEEQARQKAQGDDEAQMVDETFCNALEYGLPPTAGWGCGIDRLAMFLTDSNTIREVLLFPTLKPDALVLKGEEPLKDEN, from the coding sequence ATGTCTGAAGAAGTTGATAAAGTTGCCGAACAAGTTCAAAAAACCTATTTGGACGATGTCACCGGTGAACAAGTTTCCAAAACcgaattaaaaaaaagacaaaaacaaagagcAATTGAAGCTAAGAAAGCTGCTAAAGCTGCTGCCACTCCAGCCAAAACTACcactaaaaagaaagatgaATTGGCTGATTTGaatccaaatcaatttttcgAAATCAGATCTCGTCAAATTTCTGAATTAAGAGAGAAAAACAATGCTGATCCATCAGCTTTCAACCCATACCCTCACAAATTCAATGTTACCACCAAAATTCcagaatttgttgaaaaatacgCCCATTTGCAAAGAGGGGAAACTTTGAAAGATGTCACTGTTTCCGTTAGTGGTAGAATAATGACCAAAAGAGAATCAGGAtccaaattgaaattctACGTTTTAAAAGGTGATGGTGTTGAAGTTCAAATTATGGCCCAAGCTCAAGATGCTCCAAGTGTTGAAGCTTTCGAATCAATGCACGAAATTTTGAGAAGAGGTGACATTATCGGTGTTACTGGTTATCCAGGTAAAACTGCTCCAGCCAAAGGTGGTGAAGGTGAATTGTCCGTTTTCGCTACCAAAGTCCAATTATTGACTCCATGTTTGCACATGTTGCCAACTGAACATTATGGGTTCAAAGATCAAGAAGCTAGATACAGAAAACGTTACTTGGATTTGATTATGAACGATTCCAGTAGAGAACGTTTCAGAGTTAGATCCAAAATCATTCAGTACATCAGAAAATTCTTGGACAACAGAGATTTCGTTGAAGTTGAAACACCAATTTTGAATGTTATTGCCGGTGGGGCCACTGCCAAACCATTCACTACTCACCATAATGACTTGAATATGGAAATGTTCATGAGAATTGCTCCtgaattgtttttgaaagaattggTTGTTGGTGGTATGGACAGAGTTTACGAAATTGGTCGTCAATTTAGAAACGAAGGTATCGATATGACCCATAACCCTGAATTCACCACTTGTGAGTTCTATCAAGCTTATGCTGATGTTTACGACTTAATGGACATGACCGAATTGATGTTTTCCGAAATGGTTAAAGAAATCACTGGTGATTACGTTATCAAATACCACCCAGAAGGTCCATCAGGTAAAGAAATGACTTTGGATTTCTCCAGACCATGGAAGAGAGTCAACAtgattgaagaattggaaaaagtATACAATGTTAAATTCCCAGCTGGTGATCAATTGCACACTGCTGAAACTGGGgaattcttgaaaaaagtCTTGAAAGACAACAACTTAGAATGTTCTCCACCATTGACCAACGCTAGAATGTTGGATAAATTAGTTGGTGAATTAGAAGATGCATCTATCAACCCAACCTTTATTTTCGGTCATCCACAAATGATGTCGCCATTAGCCAAGAAAGATAGAAACATTCCTGGTTTGTGTGAAAGATTCGAAGTTTTTGTCGCCACTAAAGAAATCTGTAATGCTTACACAGAATTGAATGATCCATTTGATCAAAGAGCTAGATTTGAAGAACAAGCCAGACAAAAAGCCCaaggtgatgatgaagCTCAAATGGTTGATGAAACTTTCTGTAACGCTTTAGAATATGGTTTACCACCAACTGCCGGTTGGGGTTGTGGTATTGATAGATTGGCAATGTTTTTGACCGACTCTAACACCATTAGAGAAGTATTATTGTTCCCAACTTTGAAACCAGATGCTTTGGTCTTGAAAGGTGAAGAACCATTAAAAGATGAAAACTAA
- a CDS encoding tRNA methyltransferase (Ortholog(s) have tRNA methyltransferase activity, role in cytoplasmic translation, tRNA methylation and cytosol, nucleus localization) — MGKASKDKRDLYYRRAKEEGWRARSAFKLLQLNEEFNLFKDITRVVDLCAAPGSWSQVLSQKLGPDSTIVAVDLQPMTPIDGVTTIQADITHPKTLQRIRDCFGGEPADFVCSDGAPDVTGLHDLDEYIQSQLILSALQLTTCLLKPGGSFVAKIFRGRDIDLLYSQLSYLFDKVICAKPRSSRGTSLEAFIVCLGYKPRPGWKPTLDLTKSTEEFFEGADIGKQTTTQILEYSEEERKIAPFIACGDINDIDSDATYSLDLSTLTLDPVQKPTAPPYKKALEMKRRGDLHRR; from the coding sequence ATGGGGAAAGCCAGCAAGGACAAACGTGACTTATACTATAGACGAGCTAAAGAAGAAGGTTGGAGAGCAAGATCGGCTTTTAAACTattacaattgaatgaagaaTTCAATCTTTTTAAAGACATTACTCGAGTAGTTGATCTTTGTGCTGCACCGGGATCTTGGTCACAAGTCTTATCTCAAAAATTGGGTCCAGATTCAACtattgttgctgttgattTACAGCCTATGACTCCCATAGATGGTGTTACCACCATTCAAGCAGATATTACCCATCCAAAGACTTTGCAAAGAATACGAGATTGTTTTGGTGGTGAACCCGCTGATTTTGTTTGCAGCGATGGTGCTCCTGATGTTACTGGATTGCATGATTTGGACGAATATATCCAATCTCAATTAATCTTATCTGCATTACAATTGACAACATGTTTGTTGAAACCAGGGGGTAGTTTTGTTGCTAAAATTTTTCGAGGTCGTGACATTGATTTGTTGTACAGCCAATTGAGCTATTTATTTGACAAAGTGATATGTGCCAAACCAAGGTCCAGTAGAGGAACATCACTAGAAGCCTTTATTGTATGCCTTGGATATAAACCACGTCCAGGTTGGAAACCAACATTGGATCTCACTAAATCAACCGAAGAGTTTTTCGAAGGAGCTGATATTGGGAAACAAACGACAACACAAATATTAGAATACTCTGAAGAGGAAAGAAAGATTGCTCCATTTATTGCATGTGGTGACATTAACGATATAGATTCAGACGCTACCTACAGTTTAGATTTAAGCACTCTAACGTTAGATCCGGTGCAAAAACCAACAGCCCCACCATATAAAAAGGCATTGGAAATGAAGCGCAGAGGAGATTTGCATAGACGATAA
- a CDS encoding mitochondrial 37S ribosomal protein uS10m (Ortholog(s) have structural constituent of ribosome activity and mitochondrial small ribosomal subunit localization), which yields MLRIGYRGFSTRSRVFKLSPQEYVNQVQQEKIENEQFKQALSQDQLEYNPKILSSHKLTKNRPIPINVELLKYKPLRLPKTHGDEVATLTIRGYDEDNLIRVGEFALRTAYYMGIPMSPLMALKTEKRLYTVIKSPFAQAKTKQNFHRVTYKKKLVAYDANPEIIDLWLSYINKNKFTDVEYKATVSSYESLNYHEELKSLKEFNLPDAYEGIEDPVAKKVQELLKSKSFKKHL from the coding sequence ATGCTCAGAATAGGTTATAGAGGCTTTTCTACACGTAGCCgtgttttcaaattatcaccACAGGAATATGTGAACCAAGtgcaacaagaaaaaattgaaaatgaacaaTTTAAACAAGCATTATCTCAAGATCAATTAGAATATAATCCAAAGATATTGAGTTCTCACAAGTTGACTAAAAATAGACCAATACCAATAAatgttgaattattaaaatacAAACCATTAAGATTGCCAAAGACCCATGGAGATGAAGTGGCAACCTTGACTATAAGAGGATATGATGAAGACAATTTAATCAGAGTAGGTGAATTTGCTTTAAGAACAGCTTATTACATGGGTATACCAATGTCTCCATTAATGGCTTTGAAAACTGAGAAAAGATTGTACACGGTGATTAAATCACCATTCGCTCAAGCAAagacaaaacaaaatttccACAGAGTCACCTATAAGAAGAAATTAGTGGCTTATGATGCCAATCCtgaaataattgatttgtgGTTGTCATAtataaacaagaataaGTTTACCGATGTGGAGTACAAGGCTACTGTTTCTTCTTACGAGTCCTTAAATTATCACgaagaattaaaatcattaaaagaGTTCAACTTACCAGATGCTTATGAAGGTATTGAAGATCCTGTGGCTAAGAAAGTCCAAGAATTACTTAAATCTAAGTCATTCAAAAAACATTTGTAA